From the Euphorbia lathyris chromosome 6, ddEupLath1.1, whole genome shotgun sequence genome, one window contains:
- the LOC136231879 gene encoding uncharacterized protein, protein MEGTVSEEPKSVHRGADASQGGSELLRVKKKLASRVQRGTYASQEGSELGNIKRKRVKKERVPWVQRGADTTQGGSERLRVKRKRVKKKLDSRLPRGIDASQGSSECRQVKRKRVKKENFSWLKRGTDAPQGGSNSKRVVEDSVSWLQRITDAGGYERFRPRPIRSRFIRKDESSDPIFEEFFKNLELQHAKEALELYRKSQGGEFEVLEVIYSHGTSVVLPESEDSQLWYHISFIAKPKNADCSDVSSKHFFAEYEDVEESGTYIVKYCSTFEPSDDPGFNHGCVFCPKDVEYMKFHPAINGYHVGCPPWSVEEVVYL, encoded by the exons ATGGAAGGAACTGTATCTGAAGAACCGAAATC GGTGCACAGAGGAGCTGATGCCTCACAAGGAGGCTCCGAGCTTCTACGAGTTAAGAAGAAGCTTGCCTCCAG GGTTCAAAGAGGAACTTATGCCTCTCAAGAAGGCTCAGAGCTTGGTAACATCAAGCGTAAGAGAGTCAAGAAGGAGCGTGTCCCTTG GGTGCAAAGAGGAGCTGATACCACACAAGGAGGCTCCGAGCGTCTCCGAGTCAAGCGTAAGAGAGTCAAGAAGAAGCTTGACTCTAG GTTGCCAAGAGGAATTGATGCCTCCCAAGGGAGCTCTGAGTGTCGCCAAGTCAAGCGTAAGAGAGTCAAGAAGGAGAATTTCTCTTG GTTGAAAAGAGGAACTGATGCTCCTCAAGGAGGCTCCAATAGTAAGAGAGTTGTGGAGGATTCTGTCTCTTG GCTGCAAAGGATAACTGATGCTGGAGGCTACGAGCGTTTCCGACCCCGACCCATACGTTCGAGGTTCATAAGGAAGGATGAATCTTCTGACCCCAT ATTCGAGGAGTTCTTCAAGAATCTGGAGCTTCAACATGCAAaggaagctttggaattatatCGAAAGAGCCAG GGTGGTGAGTTTGAAGTTTTAGAAGTCATCTATTCACATGGTACGAGTGTAGTTCTCCCTGAATCCGAGGATTCTCAATTATGGTATCATATCAGCTTCATTGCCAAACCCAAGAATGCTGACTGCAGCGATGTCTCTTCAAAACACTTCTTTGCTGAATATGAAGATGTTGAAGAATCAGGCACATATATTGTCAAATACTGTTCTACATTTGAGCCTAGTGATGATCCTG GATTCAACCATGGTTGTGTATTTTGCCCAAAGGACGTAGAATATATGAAATTTCATCCTGCCATCAATGGATATCATGTTGGTTGTCCTCCTTGGTCTGTTGAGGAAGTGGTATATCTTTAA